The Selenomonadales bacterium genomic interval GCAGCGAATTCATCGAAGCTGACATGGGTATTACGGGTGCTAACTTCGGTATCGCCGAAAACGGTGCTATCGGTCTTGTAACGAACGAAGGTAACGCTCGTTTGGCAACGACTATGCCGCGCGTTCATGTTGTCGTTATCGGTTACGAAAAACTTATCCGCAACACGCAAGATGCTGCTAAGATCCTCCGTCTCTTGCCGCGTAACGGCACGGGCCAGAGAATGACAAGCTATATGACGATGGTTGACGGTGCTACGCCGATCATCCACAAAAAAGACGGTCAGTGGGTTGAAGAAGATCGCGTATGCCACGTAATCCTCCTCGACAACGGTCGTTTGGAAGCTGCTAAAGACCCGGTTCTCAAAGAAGTATACCACTGCGTACGTTGCGCATCCTGCCTCAACGTATGTCCGGTTTACACGCTCGTAGGTGGTCACGTATACGGTCACATCTACGCAGGTGGTGTAGGTGCAATCCTCACTGCTCTTCTCCACAGCATGGGCGACTTCGAAAAAATCAACGAACTCTGTATCGGTTGCCGTAAGTGCGTTGAGATCTGCCCGGGTAAAATGGCTATTCCTGACCTCATCGACGAACTCCGCGCTCGTAACGTTAAACAGAAAGGCTTGCCGTTCATGGTCAGCGCTGTCTTCGAAAACGTTCTCTCGAGCCGTAAAGTATTCCACACGCTCCTCCGTGCAGCTTCGCTCGCACAGAAACCGTTCACGTCCGGTAAAATGATCCGTCACTTGCCGCTCTTCTTCGCAGGTCTTTCCAAAGACCGCAGCTTGCCGGCAGTTGCTGAAACTCCGCTTCGTGACCGCATGGCTAACCTCGTTAAGAAAAACAAACCGAATGCTAAAAAACGCATCGCATTCTTCAGCGGTTGTAACACTGACTTCGTATTCCCGGATACCGGTGAAAACGCAATCAAAGTATTGCAAGACCTCGGCTACGAAGTAGTATTCCCTGAAGATCAGAGCTGCTGTGGTAAACCGATCATCGGTATGGGCGACAGAGAAACTGCTAAAAACGTTGCACTCCGCAACATCGAAGCATTCGAAGAAGCTAAACCGGATTATATCATCTCCACTTGCCCGACTTGTACGGAAACGTGGCACAAAACGTACGTTGAGCTCTTCGCTGACGATCCGAAATGGAAAGATCGCGTAGAAAAAATCGCTCACAAAGTACGTGAATTCACGAGCTTCGTAGCAGCTGACTACGAAAAACTCGGTCGCCTCAACCCGACTAAAGGTAACGAAAAAGTAACGTACCATGATTCCTGCCATATGCGTCGTGGTCTTGGTATCCATGAACAGCCGCGTAAACTTCTCCAGGCAGCTCCTGGCTACGAATTCGTAGAAATGCACAACTGCGATAAATGCTGCGGTATGGCCGGTGCGTTCGGTGTTAAATACGTTGAACTCTCCATGCCTATCCTCAAAGACAAAATCAAAAACATCCAGGAAAGCGGCGCAACGACTGTTGCAGTAGCTTGCCCGGCATGTATGATGCAGATCGGCGGCGGTCTTGACAAACAGGCTCAAGGCATTAAAGTTAAACACGTTGCTGATATCCTCGCAGAAAACTTGAAATAATAGCCTCTAAGGCTTAAAAGAAAAAAGACCCAGTAGGGTCTTTTTTCTTTTGTATCACGCATAAAAACAAAACATATCAAAGAGGGACATCTCACTGCGAGATGCCCCTCTTTTCTTACATCGAACGCAACGCTTCCTTGATCGCTACCGCATGCTCTGCTTCCGCTTCGGCAAAATGTCTGAGCATCCGATGTACATTCTCATCGTCGATGTGCTCTGCTCGTGTCTGATAATCACGAATCAATTCCTGTTTCTCTACAAGGATCTCCTCAAGCGTGCTTCTGCCGTCTAATTTTTTCATATTCGCCACCTCCGATAATAGTATACCCATGCAAATAAAATAATCTCGTATCTTCCTTATAAAAATGCAACTTTCAATTTACTTTATATTGGACAGAATGTATACTTAAAGGAGAACTGGAGGTATATATCATGACTCAATCAACACTTGCCAATCTGTTAATTTATAGAAACTTACTCAACGATCCCATCATTGCTGCACAAGTCGATGCACCCGGCGTGCTCTCGCCTGCCCTTTCGGCAGAACTCATTGCGGCGGCTGAACGATTTGGCATCGGTGGCAATCTGTTTTGCAACTACTTCATCTATCAACTACTCCAAGACAGCAACCTCGTTACGAATGCCTTAGAACAAAGCACAGCTCCGATCCTCGCACCCGGTCTGGCAGCGGCATTCCAACACGACATGACACTGATTGCCGACTTTCTCTTAAAGGCAGGCACACCGCAGACAAAGTACGACTTCCTCACAGACTATACACCGTCCAATCCGACCTTGCCCGAGTCGTTCCTGCAGTTATCGCACGCCGCGGCTGAAGCGCTCGAAGCAGATGACCCCGTAGCGGCACTTTCTTGCCGACTCCTCGCCTTCTATCATCAATATGGCAGCGGTAAGATCAGTCGTTATCGCGGATTCCGCTACCAAAAAGGCGTCGGCCTCATCGGTATCGAACATTTCGACCCGATCTCGATCGACAACATCATCGGCTACGAACGCCAAAAAGCCCTTCTCATCGCCAATACAGAAGCCTTCATCCAAGGTTTGCCGTCTAACCATGCGCTCTTGGTCGGTTCGCGCGGTACAGGCAAATCTTCGTCCGTAAAAGCAATGATAAACCGCTACTTCCGTGCAGGTCTGCGCATGGTACAGATATCGAAAAACCAACTCACCGATCTCGGCAGCATCATGGCAGAGCTCCGCAGTTACCAAAGCAAAAAATTCATCATCTTCCTCGACGACTTGTCGTTTGAAGAACATGAAGTCGAATACAAATCTCTCAAATCGGCCATCGACGGCGGTATCGAAGCCGCTCCGCCGAACGTCCTTATCTATGCAACCTCGAACCGTCGCCACCTCATCAAAGAACGCTGGGACGACAAAGTCGGCGACGGTCAGGACATTCACCGCATGGATACCATCAACGAAAAAATATCCCTCTCCGACCGATTCGGTATCACCATTAGCTACACGGCACCGAATCAAAAAGAATACCTTGCTATCCTCGAACACCTCGCAGAGATCAACGAACTCGACATGACGAGCGAGGAACTGCACGCAGAAGCCATCAAATGGGAAATGACACATTCCGGCAGAAGCGGCCGTACGGCACAGCAGCTCATCACCTATCTGCTCGGTGCGCGCCACTAATCCATACCTCATACATACAAAAAAGCCTCATCCTATTCATTGTACTGCACAGTACACGCAATCGGGATGAGGTTCTTTTTATATTTCTGCATAGCACACCTACACATGACCGATCATCTCTCAACAACAATCATACAGTCTGACACCAAAAATTTTTATAAATTTTATTTTTTCTCTTTCATTGTCCTTTTTATAGGATAACTTATTTGATATTCTAAAGATGCGGAAAGCAATATTATATAAGTTGGGAGAGGAAATGTATGAAAAACTATCAATTATTACGCTCGGTATTGGAACTTATCAATCTCTGCGAAAACATGGAAGAGGTCAGAGAACTGACACAACATCTCTTGAACGAAACAAGCGAATTTGTTTCAGCGCCTGCCAACAGATATCCTGTTGAATCGCAAACAAACACTTCAACAGATACCCTCCATCGCTTCGCAGTCTGATCCACTCCTTCGAACTGTCTCCTACGAGGCAGTTCCCTTATACGACATTGCTTATCTAAATACCGAATACGATAACATGACCTTCCTCACAACAAAAACTCCCTTACAAGACATACTTGTAAGGGAGTTTCATTTTACGCTTCTTATTTTTTACGTTTTTTCGATTTCATCTTACCCAAGTTGCGGTCGATGTCTGCTTTGATCTCTTCACGCGCAGTTTTTTCTTTTTCGTAGCGTTTTTTCATCGTCGCCAAACTCTGCGTATAGATGGTCTGATAGAGCTTTTGCGCCTTATCTGCTTCGCTCTCGTTCAGGTGGCCCTCATCTTTTTTTGCACGAAGCAAATTCATCAACTTTTTATACTGTTCACTCTGCTTATTATTAAGTGCTGTATCTTCAATAATATCGCAAAGGTCATGCCATTCTTTGATCGTCAATTCATGCGCACGCGCAAGGTCAGCTTCTACCTGCGCTTGTTTTTCTTCCAGTTTCTCGATCTTTTTCGCGTTTTTTTCGAGTCTTACTTCATCAGCTTCCATTTTCGTTTTGAGCGCCTCGAGTTTATCGCGACGCATCGTTGTTTCGCGAGTGCTTTTTTTCTT includes:
- a CDS encoding LUD domain-containing protein, with amino-acid sequence MAENNRNIRKEIDTKLNDPVLRGALARFAEQYPVARLKAYENVEDVDGLRNSFKAMKVDVVEHLEEIADKFEASVKARGAHFYRAKDGAALKEYLNKVCKENNVKRIIKSKSMATEEIHLNEYLKEEGYHVMETDMGEWIISIAGHKPSHMVMPAIHLSKEQCAEYFSKELGRKIEPVIYDMIQTARKNLRSEFIEADMGITGANFGIAENGAIGLVTNEGNARLATTMPRVHVVVIGYEKLIRNTQDAAKILRLLPRNGTGQRMTSYMTMVDGATPIIHKKDGQWVEEDRVCHVILLDNGRLEAAKDPVLKEVYHCVRCASCLNVCPVYTLVGGHVYGHIYAGGVGAILTALLHSMGDFEKINELCIGCRKCVEICPGKMAIPDLIDELRARNVKQKGLPFMVSAVFENVLSSRKVFHTLLRAASLAQKPFTSGKMIRHLPLFFAGLSKDRSLPAVAETPLRDRMANLVKKNKPNAKKRIAFFSGCNTDFVFPDTGENAIKVLQDLGYEVVFPEDQSCCGKPIIGMGDRETAKNVALRNIEAFEEAKPDYIISTCPTCTETWHKTYVELFADDPKWKDRVEKIAHKVREFTSFVAADYEKLGRLNPTKGNEKVTYHDSCHMRRGLGIHEQPRKLLQAAPGYEFVEMHNCDKCCGMAGAFGVKYVELSMPILKDKIKNIQESGATTVAVACPACMMQIGGGLDKQAQGIKVKHVADILAENLK
- a CDS encoding rubrerythrin family protein — encoded protein: MKKLDGRSTLEEILVEKQELIRDYQTRAEHIDDENVHRMLRHFAEAEAEHAVAIKEALRSM
- a CDS encoding ATP-binding protein translates to MTQSTLANLLIYRNLLNDPIIAAQVDAPGVLSPALSAELIAAAERFGIGGNLFCNYFIYQLLQDSNLVTNALEQSTAPILAPGLAAAFQHDMTLIADFLLKAGTPQTKYDFLTDYTPSNPTLPESFLQLSHAAAEALEADDPVAALSCRLLAFYHQYGSGKISRYRGFRYQKGVGLIGIEHFDPISIDNIIGYERQKALLIANTEAFIQGLPSNHALLVGSRGTGKSSSVKAMINRYFRAGLRMVQISKNQLTDLGSIMAELRSYQSKKFIIFLDDLSFEEHEVEYKSLKSAIDGGIEAAPPNVLIYATSNRRHLIKERWDDKVGDGQDIHRMDTINEKISLSDRFGITISYTAPNQKEYLAILEHLAEINELDMTSEELHAEAIKWEMTHSGRSGRTAQQLITYLLGARH